In the genome of Brachypodium distachyon strain Bd21 chromosome 3, Brachypodium_distachyon_v3.0, whole genome shotgun sequence, the window aaatccacatAGGATCGAGTACCAAACGAACGAGAATTATCCACGCGGATTCACAATAATCATAAGGGCATGTTGGGAACATTGGAGGATTCGCAGTCCATATCCCACTATAATCGATCGAGATAAGTATCGCCAACACCAGTGTGAAAAGTTGctacagaaaacaaaatttctaGCTAGCTGAATAATTTTGCGAGAATTCCAGCAACAGTTCGCGTCTAAGATGACCCCGCTAAGCGATTAATCAGGTCCAATATAATTCATCGTTAACCACCATTAGCTAGACGACAATCTTCCTGGAATAAATTATTCCCCAGAAGCATGCAGAGCTACTAGTACGTTCGCTGCCCGGGGATTaccggaaaaaaaacaagcgcAAACCGGGCGAATCGGACGGCGCACAGCGCCGCCATAACCCTAGGGACCGGATCCAACCCGTCCGCACGTCCCCGGTGGCGGCCCGGCTCAAACGACgatcgatggcggcggcgcacggacGAACAAAACAACGAACGGCAAAATTAAATCCTAGATACACAGGGACATTCTATAGAAACCCCACGGGCTGAtcgagagaggaagagaggcgCGTGGGCTCGATGGTACCTCCGGGTGATGGCGAGCGGGGAGAGGTGGCCGGAGGCGTCGCGCGCGGCGAGCCCCACCGCCTTCTTCGTGTGCTGCGGGTGCCcgccctgctccgccgccgtgggTGCCATCggtctctctccctcctcacgCTTCTAGAAGGATCGATCGATGACGAGGGGACGAGATTGGAATGGAATTAGGGAGCGCTCTCTCGTCTCTGATATGCCAGCTGGGGAAGCGAAGGGAGGAGGGGTGGCGTGCTTTATAGCCGGCCTCCTAGTCACTGCCAGGTCGGGGCCACCTGCCCAGGGACGGGGTGAGCGGTGACGTCAGCGACCGCCGGGACTTGAAACGGGAAACGGggccgaggacgaggaggaacTTTTAACTCCGGAACGGTCGCGACCGTTCTGGCTCGCTCCCGCAGTCCCGCGTCGGTATGAACAGTCCGTGCCTACAGAAAGCATTccccagccagccagccggACACTTGTTGCGtccgattttttttattttttttgcccgCTGCCAACCAAGTGAAAACGAAAGCGACGGTGATGCAAGAAAGATGAATGTGCCTgtcagaaaaagaagaggaagatgaatGTGTACGGGAGTATAAGATATGTTTTGACTTTTCCAATGCACATGCAATTTCACTATAACTTTgacttatatatatatatgtttaaaaaattagTAAAAAATATGACGTACAAGTCTTTTGCAAAACACATACTACAATGATATTATTATTTGCAAAACGCATACTCCTTCCATCCCAAAATaactgacgtgaatttgtGTAGATTTTTATAAATTCACTCCGGTTaattcaggacggagggagtacaatgttgtggaatggagagagtacgTAGAACCCAAGTGCGGTTTTGGGCTCATAGCGATTGCACCACATCACCTACAAATATTGCACGTGACACAAATTTAATTGGTGCCTTTTGACTGTCTCATTATGGACTCTTTTTTTAAGGAACAGTGACTACTTTTCACTCATTGTGTACTTACTTTTGTATTTGCATGAATCTCAGCCAGTGACTTAGAAGTAGAGTGGCATACGCATCACATCCATTTATACAAAAATCATTTGTGATATCTAGAAGATCGTAATAATAAGAAGCAATTGTTCTCAAACCCTCGATAAACATCCTGCTCGATCAGTTCGAGTCCCAACAAATCTAGAATCTCCTTTTCCggtgctctctctttcccACATCGATCCACCGCGCGCACGGCCGGCCGGTCACTGAAGTCAACAGGGGCCCCGTGTGATCGGATCCAGTGCATTGGCTGTCCCGTTCAGGAGGTTGTTCAGACTTGGTACATCCATCGGTGCTTTGGCTTTGGCTTTGGGAGGCCGACACGTTGTGCTACTACGTCCTTTTGATTTGTCGGCCAGCCGGCCGGGTGTCGTCCGTGGTCCGTCACATTGTTTGCACATGCAGTTTCATTTGGAAGGGAAGACATATATAGAGCTGCAAAGCCTGCAACTAGGTGCTGCTGAAGCTGAAGAGCGTTTGCTAGTCCAACGGTTGTCCGAACCCACGTGCATTGGGAGCTAGCCGGCCATGCATGCTTTCTGTAGCTCTCACTTGTGGGCGCGATTGGAATATTACTCTTTTCGATTctttcattttcttctctCAAAAGCGATGGAGATGTCTCGCTGTTTGCCGACGGTCGTCAGAATTAATCGGAGAGGTATCCGTGCGTGCAGCCTCGCGGCGCCGTCGATCGGCCAGCTAGCAGCCGTAATCGATCTGCGGCACCTTCTCGGCCCACACCGTACGTACCGTTCGGTGCTCGTTTCCTTTTTATTCGGACTATACTATCCAACCATCCTCTTCTAGTCTCGTGTGGGCTTTTAAACACTTGCTTCTACCTCTAATTAAAGCGATTTCGGTCCGTATGTTTTCAGTGTCTTGTAGCAGTGACACGTACGTACCATGCGAAGCTGAGCACACGATCGAGCTCCATCGATGGATCAGGTGTGTGGCGATCCAAGGATATCGTAGAGGTTACCGAATTTCCAGGATTCGTGGCTGCCATATAGTATTAGGAGTATATCCTGCTGACTGAGATAGGGAGTTAATGctggattctttttttttggaagacaAGTCAATCCGATTGGCGCGCAACATGTTGTCGGTGCACAAACAAAGACGTATGTACTCTCGACCGGCCGGTTCTTTGTTAATTGACGTTTTCCCCGCGCCGGTCTCTCTCAGAAAGGAAcggaaacaaaatgaaaacgATTTGTGTTTTTGGTACTCGTAGTAGTACCGTACGAGGCTAGCCGCTAGCGCTAGCGTGTGTGTACGTGTCTTCTGCGTGTGGCACGCGCGGTGCTCCAGCAGGGTCGGGGAGTCTGCACATCCTGCGCGCTGCGGCCCGAAGGGGATgacgaaaagaaaaagaaagagaaaaagacagagagggagaagatgctgatttctttttggaaagagatatatatatatatatatcttacTAATACAGAGGGTTACGGTACTCCCATGAAGAGAGCATATGCAAGTGCATTCTTGTATAACTTGGTTACAAGAACAGCGGAAACATCACGTCTAAGACGGGAAAGACTACAGCTTGAGTCTGATGGCAGGTCAGTTGAGAAGACTGACACAAAGTCACAACTGAAGTCTACAACATGCCTTGAAAGTGCGAGCTAGCCGTAGAGCCAGCGACTCTCCCAGCAATCGAGCGGGCAAATGCACACGAGGTTAGGAATATTGGGCTGTAGATCTTGGAGGCGCTTCACCGAGCCCAATAGGAATCTTTCTCGATCATCAAATTTAGGGATCAACAACAATGGCTCTCTCACCTGCCATCTGCGAATCAACCCGAATGATCGAGAATCACCGTCTTCAGCATGTTCATTAGTTAGTCTTGTTTCCAGAATGCAAAGGATACACTCACACTTAAAGCTCTTAACACCCCTCAAGCCAAGCTTCAAAGCACAGCGCTGCTCAAGCAGGATTTCATGGAATGAAGATCTAAGAACCATGAAGAAATTGATTTCAACCGTGACAAGGTTCAGATTAGAAATCTTCCACGAATAGCTAACATCATCAAATGAGCAGCGAAAATGAAGCTCAGGCACCGAGCATCAACCATCAGGATTCATGACTCCTGATCTCCTAATCACCAACGGGCTCTGATATCTCATAGCACCCTGTTCTCTGCTACTGACCACCAGGAGAGGAGAAATATGGTGGCTCACCGTGTAGATTGCAGAGGAGATGACGGCCTTGAAGCACAAGGGGTGAACAGAACCCTAAACCTGCAATCTCCCCCACACATCCATCTTGATTTCTCTGCACTTTTCAACGCCAAACACATGCGCCGTGAAACCAGCACTCCATGAGCATGGGTTTTGCCGAACTAATGCCCCGGGATCCTCCTTGACCGGCACAGGCAAAGATCCAACGAAGAAATCATCAGATCTACTGCGAAAGCAGTTGGGCCACCtgcaagaaagggaaaaaagttGGATTTTCAGGATCTCTGGAGATGAATCGATGGGATTATTGGGGATAGGAGGAGGAAAGGAGGCACTGGCCTGACCGGACCGCCGTGCCGCTCACCAGCCGCGCTCAACAGAGGCAACAGGGAGGACGCCATGGCAGGACGGAGCAGGTTAGGGCCAAGGGGAACAACCTCCAAAGAGATGGAGATGAGGCAACTAGCTAAAATATACAAAGCacatcctccccttcccctcccactccggccggcggtgccggcgaaggagaggggaagaggagTAGGCCGACCGATGGGCTAAGAAGACCAGGGGCTGCTGGAGAGTTCGGGAGAGGAAAAGCGGTGGGAGAGAGGGGGCTGTGGTGAAGATGCGGATTCGGCATCTGGTTCGTCCGAGGAGTTCTTAACCAAAGTAGCGTGTCTTGTAAAACGTACTAGAAAGTAGAGAAAAGTCTATTTTAAGGGTCTGCCAGCAACATGAAGAATggcgaggaaggagaagcaagGAGCAGTCAGACCGTAAGAGgcaagagaaaaaacaaaaaggactACCCAGTCATGAATCTTGACAGAAATCGCCTGTTTTTTCCACAAATTTCAGGCGCCTGTCAAATCGAGAGAGAATTTGTCTAGATGGTTTCTAACCACAGTTTTTGTACACATGATAGTATAATACATATCAAACCAATTATTCCTCTGATTAATTTTTGTAATACCTAGCTGAAATGCCCATGCGTTGCAagagaacaacaaaataaaatatacattcaaaaacatgcatcaaaatctctctttgctcttctttaacGATCACCCAATATCCATTTAAAAAAGTTTTCTTCTGAAgattgtgtctctatactctagtctctcaaaataaaacaatacattttcttctgaaattATAACATCACCCGGGCAAATAAGTTTTGAGACGgaatcactttttttttagttctctccACTATTTCACTTCACCCGTTAAAACAAAGAGTTAGAATGggcaacaaatttatgttttgccAGCGTGATATTCTCTCTACTATGCCCTAGGTGCTACCACCATTCTCTTTCGCAGTCTGTCTTATTAGCTTCTTCTAACAATTCGCCATCACCTCATGTAATTTAGCCCTAGGTGGAAACGGACGTGGCTGGGAAACGAAAGAGGGGACCATCCGTGGCCGCGCCTGGGAGACAGAGGGGATGGCCGTGGCCTTAGTTCCTTGCCTGATAGGTGCCCGATCGGGTCTCATCTTCTGACTCCCCTAGTGTTTCGGCGGAGCGATCTTTTTCTCGTCAGATTCGGAGTTGTTGCCTGACTCTCGTAATGATCCCGCTGGTGATGGATTCCCTCGCGGAATTCCAGTCCAATTCGGTGCAGGTAACGAGCCAGCCGGTTTATTAGCTCCAGTCCAATTTGGTGTAGGTAACGGACCAGCCCGCTTAATAGGCCTAAAATACGTGCAATTTTGAAGGgcccataattttttttgaaaagtttgacagacgacaGTGAATGTATAGAATAACTACGAAATGTGTGGCCAGCTAGAACTAGCAATAACATCGATCACCTGTGAAACTTGATGATACAAGTACAAGGGTCACCAGTTCGTGTGCGAATTGAACCCGATGGAGAAAAAACATGACATACATGTGTATGTGATCGTTCGGGAGTCGGAACGAgacatatatgtatatatatatatatatatatatacacacacatatatatatacacacacatgtatgtatgtatgtatatatatacatatatctatatatacacacacatctatatacacacacatatatatatatacacacacgcatatatatatatatatatggacaCACACAGTGGTCGACGATGACATACAGTGTAAAGGCGGTCCCGGGCTCCCGGCCGGAGACATAGTTGTGGCTGTTCACACACTGCACATCGTTAATTTGAGTGGTACGTACTGCTTTGCGCGTTCGCGGGGGGTCGCCGTCGGCGCCCGTGACATGCACACACACTGCACGGCTTATATAGCTTTGGAATGTAGCCAGTGCGACGTGGGGTGGTGCTGATGCATGAGcatgttttttgttgttgaaaaaCACAACTTTAATACGTGCATGTGTATATACATGCTCACGTCATTACACGCTCAAATCCATACATGTACACTGCGTTTAATTACTGGAAACTGAAGTCATGCATGGAAGATCCGAGGGTAAAGCTGTTGATGAGATAACAAGATACAAGAGTACGCATTTTGGTGCCACACAATAATTTTGCGTAATTAACCTTGCTGTGACACGTTCTGTGTTACGGGAAAAAAacttatactctctccgtctcatattaaatgacttaaatttgtgtaaatatggatgtatttatgactaaaaaacgtctagatacatgtaataaaaaattcacttaatatggaactgACGGAGTACTATAAGTGTGTCTATGTCTTAGTCTcgtctgatttttaagaaaaaaaaattaaattcaaGTCGAGGAATCAGAGTCGTTGAATTGGTATCTAGATGCCATTTTATCCTTCTTTCTTCATCGTTCATTTCGAATCTCAAAGCACAAGCCATATACAATGACCGATCAATCAACTTAAttatttctaactaaaatCCAGACGATTTAGATATAGCTAGCAAAACCGATAATCTAATAtgcacctagctagctaggtccATATGTCTATCCCGTCCGTGAGTTTGTACAAATAAAATTCAAGGGGAAAACCCATATATGCTACTAGCTATTATAAAGTGGTAGGTTCATGCATAAAAAACCATGAAACAAATGAACAAAAAGCGTGCAGACAGAACTCGTGGTGTGACTGTTCCACATGTGTGTATATATGGACCAAACAAACTTCATTTCAGCTATAGCTACAGTATGTGTGAGAGCCACAGGCGCCTTACGGTTGTGTGGCGAACGGCGACGACGGACAAATGGAAATggagcctagctagctagcctggtGAAGTCGCGATTGATCCCCACGTGATGCACGACGGCATCTGGACGACAGTCATGTTTAGTTTCAATCATAAACTCGCGGATTTGAAAAACGGTTTCTTAAACTTAACAAGTTGggtcattttagtccaaaatgACAATTTCAGACCAAATTAGGCCACGTTGACATCTGACGTGGCTCGGGGGGTTCTTTTTGCAGAATTGCGGCTTCTGGAATCTTGCGTTGGCCCTcttggaaaaatatgggttctAACCCGCAGCTTAaatccctaaccctagcctCAGAAATTCCCAAATCTTCCCACTGCTCTCCTGAAGCAACCGCCGGCCGTGTCGCTGTTCCAGTAGTTGCCGCAGAAGCCATCGACGTCATTCGTGTGGACGTCGATGGAGCCGCCGTTCAAGTCGTCGTCATCTACGCGATTCCATCTGTGTGGGTGCCACCGGTTGTGCCGTCGGAGATTGTTGACAATCGCCTCCGGCAGTCCGGCCCTTCTGTTCCGTCGCTTCGTCTCCCTCGGACGAGGCAGTGTAACTGAGGAGGACAAAGGCCCAACGGTCTAACACGCAACGAGTgaggttttttttaataaatcaAACATGCCACCTCTTTGTAGCGATGCTGGACCGCGGGTTATAGGCAAAAAATACCTGGGGTtcaatgaaagaaaaacaacggCCGCAAATTTGCAAAGAAGACCCTCCCAGCCACGTAAGATGACAGAGTAGCCTAATTTAGCCCGAATTCATCAATTTGGACTATAAGTGAACCCACATGCCAAGTTTAAGGGGATGTTTTTCAAATCAGTAAATTTAGGATGAAAATAAACATCCCTGCCAGGTTtaagagcatgcatgcaatttcCTCCATCTGGATCCATCGCCACATATGTCGTCCTCGGGGGTTCATCGTCTGTCTTTGGAGCACTTCCGGTTAATTTGGAGGATATATACCAGAGGTTTAATTTCAGGGATTATAACTcgtgcatgcaatgcatggTTGCCATCTGACCTGCTGTGCTGGCCGGCCGAGACGGAAGAGTACAGCACACGCTTCGGCTACTTTTGGTCGTTCCacggtcggtcggtcggtcggtcaTTGTCGAGCGTCTCATTtcgtttttccttttttttccatttagttttttcttaattCGACGCAGGaagaaaacaatattttcTCAACTTGCCGTTGCCGTAGGTTAAGAAGTTCATGCACCGAACCGGTCAAACTGAGAGAAAAAAGACAATTTAGCTGTATACTTCAACACCCTTCAGTTGGCTCTCATAGACCTAAATGTGTAGGTCAAAAGTATGGGTCTCGAACAAAACATTTGAAGAGCTTCATACACCAAACCATTCACCCAAAAGGTCAACAACAACTTACTACTCACCTATttcttccgttccataattcttgtcaaaatattacatgtatctgtaCGTCTTTTacaaataaatacattcatatttggacaaatttggaacaagaattatgaaacggagagagtgaCTTATCTATGCATGCAGCTAACTACTTGTATCATTAGGCCCAATCGCTCCGTGCCATACTACCATGCCTCACGGCAATCACACATGCACATACGTGCTGGACTGCAACATACATTAGTTCGACCTGATGATGTCGAACAGGATGAGTGGCGAATGCGCGATGATGTCGTAAAGCGGCGAAAGATATATAGATCTAGGCTTGTGTTTAGAGGATTATCATTGTAGGAATGCTTTACAACAAGAGTTTAATCACGTGGGGAGAGAAAATGAGATTAGATGGATGCAAAGGTCTAAGGAAAAAGACTTATTGCAAGGAGATAACAATACTTCTTATTTTATGGTAAAAGCCAGtgggagaaagagaaagaacaaaatattTCAGTTAGAACAGGACGAAGGGGTGATAAAAGGAGACCAGGATATTCTGCCATATGCTACTAACTTTTATAAGGATTTGTTTGGTCCAGTTAAATTACTACATATCTCTTTGTTACAATCGGTAGAGTGTGTGCTGAATGACCAAGATAGAAAAATATTAAGTTGTGATTTTACTTTGGAGGAAATTAAGAAGGTAGTTTTTGGTATGGCCCATAATAAAGCGAGTGGGCCAGATGGTTTCCCTATAGAATTTTATCAGAAATTTTGGCAGATTGTTTGTCATGATTTGTTAAGAATGTTTAAGGATTTTTAGTAAAGGAATGCTGGACATTTCTAGATTTAATTATGGGGTTATTACCTTGTTGCCTAAGGGGGCTGGAGCAAATAAGATCCAAATGTTTAGGCCTATATGCTTATCGAATGTAATGTTCAAAATTTTCACTAAAGCTGTGCATAATAGAACTGCCTTAGTGGCTGATAAAGTGATAGATTAGATTCAGGCTGCTTTCATAAAAAGGAGATACATACTTGATAACGTAGTTCTTTTGCATGAATGCCTAAATGATATTCATAGACATAAGAAATCTGGTGTCCTTTTCAAGGTAGACTTCGAGAAGACTTATGATAAAATAAATTGGACTTTCATGTTTCATGTTCTAGGCATGAAGGGCTTTCCTTCTAAATACATAGACTGGGTAATGAGCATTGTTAGTGATGGTAAAATAGCTATCATGGTTAATGACATAATTGGTCCTTATTTTAAAACTAAAAAGGGATTAAGGCAAGGGGATCCTTTATCCCCAATTCTTTTTAACATAGCTGCTGATACTTTTGCAATTCTAGTTAAAAGGGCCCAAGAACAAGGTTTAATTCAGGATCTTGCATCTGATTTAATTGATGATGGTATGATTATCTTACAGTATGCTGATGACACCAATTTTTTGCTTTGAGGATGATCTAGATAGTGCTAGGAATTTAAAATTCATTTTATGTATTTTTGAACATTTGACTGGCTTGAAAATCAACTTCCATAAAAGTGAAGTATATTGTTTAGGGGAAGCAATGGTTAATCAAGAAGAATACTCTCTGATTTTTACATGTCAAATAGGGAAAATGCCTTTTAAATATTTGGGTATTCCCATTAAAGATAAACGTCTTAGTAACGGTGATTGGAAAAGTATAGAGGATAAAGTAGAAGGTAAATTAAGTTGCTGGTAAGGAAAAATTCTATCACTAGGTTAGAGACTTACACTAGTGGAAGCTGGTTTAAGCAATGCTCCCAGTTATATGCTCTCTTTGTTTAGGATTCCAAAAGGTGTTATGAAAAGAATTGACTTTTTTAGAGCTAAACTCCTTTGGCAAGAGGATCAAGGGATTAAGAAGTACCATATGGTTAATTGGCCTGAAATCTGTCAACCTAGAGACCAAGGGGGTTTGGGTGTAACTGATCTAAACATTAAGAATATTAGCTTGTTATGTAAATGGTTGTGGAAGCTAGCTTGAAAATGAAGACAGGGTTTGGCAGGATATGATTAGAGTAAATATATCAAGAAGCAGCTTTTATTCACTTGTGAGTAGAAAAGAGGCCAATCACACTTTTGGCAAGGGCTTATGCAAGTAAAGAATATTTTCATTAATTGTTGTAGAAAACAAGTGGGTAATGGAGATAGAACTTGTTTTTGGGAAGAACATTGGATTGGGGATGGTCCTCTGTGTTCAAAGTTCCCTAGACTTTATAATTTAACTAATAAGCAATTCATCTCAGTTTCTGCAATCTTTAAATCTCAATGGCAATGCATTAGCTTCAGGAGATCCTTCTGTGAGGAAACATTAGAAATGTGGACACAACCGAGAATGTTGTGTCTAGGTGTCTGTCTAAATGAGGAACAAGATAGATGTGTTTGGAAACTAACTAGTTGTGGGCAGTTTTCTATTAAATCTCTTTATAATATGCTTAAGGATAAATAGGTCAGAATACCATATATACAGTTGTGGAAAATAAAGATCCCTTTGaaagttaaaaaaattctgtGGTTAATATGCAAGGATAGCATATTGACAAGGGATAATTTAGCAAAACGGGGCTGAGTAGGCTCTGCAAAGTGTGAATTTTGTGATGCCCAAGAGAGTATTGATTATCTTTTATTTGAATGCTCAGCAGCTAAGGTGTGTTGGAAGGTAATGTGTTGCTCTTCTGACATTGGTAGTACCCCTAGTTCAGTTAAGGACCTGTTGGATGTCCGGATGTTACAGTTTAGGGGGCGCCAGTGAGGGCTTGTGGCTGTTGGCGTCGCTGCACTCTGCTGGAGCATCTGGAGATGTCAGAATGATTCTTATTTTAAGGGATTAGTACTTAAATAACCTACTAATattctgttttctgtttgtCACTGGATTAATTTCTGAGCTGGGCTACAAAAGGAAGCGGATCGTGATAAGCTCAGGGATGGCGCATCCAGGCTATCCAAGGTCGCGTTTGATGTGTCTCATGTTCATAGCGCTTGGAGGGAGGCGACGATGAGAGATACAAGCTGATGCACAATATCAAAAGAAGTCATCGAAGTGCCTGTATTTGCATGTCGTCGACCCAGTGCCTTTTATATTTCCTGTTAGAACCTTTTATGGTTTCATGGAGTATTGGTTCATAATGCCCAGTTATTGTAATTTTTCTGTTGGACCTCTATATCACACATACTATTGCGGTTTCATTAAGGAAATCGGGAGCTGAGCTCCttagttctaaaaaaaagatatatagATCTGTATGGATCTGCTAATTCCAACGAAAACACAGGGGCTAGCACCAGTCCGCGCATGGCCGATATTTAGGTAttttctccgtttcataatttttgtcgaaatcttacatgtatctagatacttttaagaatagatacatctatttttgttcaaatttgagacaagaattatgaaacggagggagtacttctgTATATCAAACTTATGTACGAACATTGTTACGATTAAAAGCCATCAAAACTAATATCCATAAAAATCTACAAATGCACGTACAAACTTGTAAAAATATGTTATAAACTATGTTcacggcaacaacaacaaaataaaaataaatctgCGTTACATGAATCGCCCAAACAGACTTCATTTTCAGCTACGTGCGGTCCACAGGCTGAcaacttgtgttttttttacaccCTCTCTTCcgtttaatttaatttttttagtggATTCCGTTTAATTTAATTTGCAGGTTAATTCTGGACTGAAACAAACATTGGTGGGCCGGAAAACGAGGCCCTCCTGAGACGAGATCACGTGTGGTACCAAGCCCATCTATAGGCCCAGTGGCGGCCCGTGGCAAGTGCTTGGACATCCGATAAATAAACTCCACGCcactcttctctctctcactaTCCCGaaccgcctcctcttcctcttcctcccagTCCGCCATTACTGCCCATCTCCCATGGCTcgcaagcgccgccgccgccgggaaaCCATCGCCGGATCCGAGCACTCGCTAGACTCGGAGCCCCAAATCACCaaccaaccgccgccgccgccggccgaggACGAGGGTTCCCAGTCCGAGCAAGCCCGCGGGCAAAAGAGCTTTTTGGAAATGTGCGAGATGTATCCTCTGCTCGCGCAAAATATGGAGCTTCTTGCGGAGGAGCAGCAAAACCCTTCCTTCAGAAACGCCTTCGTCCGAATAGATGCCGAGATAGCGCGTTCGCTTGAGGATCAGCTTGAGTCAGTCAGACAACAAGAGCTCAAGATCCGGATGGAAGTTGAGGGAGCGCTTTCCGATGTTGTGGAAAGGTATGGGATGTggtttttattattttactTTTTACTATTATTGTTCTGTCCATAGAATACATGAGCGAATTTAACTTTGTTACTCACTTGTGAAATATGATCACTCTCAAAATAGAAAACAATAATCCATAAATTTGGTAGTAATAAAAAATGATTGGGTTCATGTACAAACTCCATTTGACCTACAGATTTGTTGTACTACATTAAATTTGTGTTGAGAGAAGATAGTTAAGCCTCATCCGTAGCACTTCAATATTGGGGCCTTGAATAGTCTATGGTTGTTCCTTTTGGAATTGATACAGCATGAATTTTTGGATGCaaaatttactactccctccattccataaaaGTTGGCACAGATTTCAATTAGAGCTAGTTTAAAGCcgcgccaatctttatgaaacggagggagtatgtcttTAGTTTGTTAACTGTATGAGATTTAGGAGTTGCCTTATGCCCGGTATTGATTATTTGATCCACTAATTATATCGCTTGGGTGTCCTGGGACGAAAGTATTCTGCATTTTCAGTGGCAAACCAGGGAGTTTGGCTACATCAGAGTACAAGATTTATTATAGGATGATTGAAAGTAGGGGATGGCTAGACAGTGCGC includes:
- the LOC100836264 gene encoding uncharacterized protein LOC100836264, giving the protein MARKRRRRRETIAGSEHSLDSEPQITNQPPPPPAEDEGSQSEQARGQKSFLEMCEMYPLLAQNMELLAEEQQNPSFRNAFVRIDAEIARSLEDQLESVRQQELKIRMEVEGALSDVVERCKVRHGYLSFHNLHRPQVMAKKRGHGTMKDALINVGRHD